The proteins below come from a single Streptomyces spongiicola genomic window:
- a CDS encoding glycosyltransferase family 2 protein, protein MHASLTRQSVPWEAVIALDGADPSRLPAPLAADPRIRTLALPRPVGAACARNLALTQVRTKYLNWADDDDEFTDDAMTARLSTLESTGVGWCAGWSEDLYPDGSTTLWRCPTPPGRHEAGDVMNYWPRPQDTIPIGPTTILARTDLVRAAPMGGLVQGEDYMAAVGVTALAPGIMLRLPVYRYRKHPGQMTQQASYDQLEAAAREHAHGYGLSLRAALRSREALARG, encoded by the coding sequence ATGCACGCCAGCCTGACCCGGCAGTCCGTGCCGTGGGAGGCAGTGATCGCCCTCGACGGCGCCGACCCGAGCCGTCTGCCCGCCCCTCTCGCGGCGGACCCGCGCATCCGTACCCTCGCCCTGCCCCGCCCGGTCGGCGCCGCCTGCGCCCGCAACCTCGCCCTCACCCAGGTCCGCACCAAGTACCTGAACTGGGCCGACGATGATGATGAGTTCACCGACGACGCCATGACGGCACGGCTGTCCACCCTCGAATCCACCGGGGTGGGCTGGTGCGCCGGCTGGAGTGAGGACCTGTACCCCGACGGCTCGACCACGCTGTGGCGCTGCCCCACGCCGCCAGGCCGACACGAGGCCGGCGACGTCATGAACTACTGGCCACGGCCGCAGGACACGATCCCGATCGGGCCGACCACGATCCTCGCCCGCACCGACCTCGTACGAGCGGCCCCGATGGGCGGCCTCGTCCAGGGCGAGGACTACATGGCGGCCGTCGGCGTCACGGCCCTCGCCCCGGGGATCATGCTGCGCCTGCCGGTCTACCGGTACCGCAAGCACCCGGGGCAGATGACGCAGCAGGCGTCGTACGACCAGCTGGAGGCGGCGGCCCGCGAGCACGCGCACGGCTACGGACTCAGCCTGCGGGCCGCCCTTCGTAGCCGCGAGGCCCTCGCCCGTGGGTGA
- a CDS encoding AAA family ATPase, protein MAANAEHLKALVRAHAEANDDLFYSVALQVAAKSARQGQGKFAVELRELVESAQQKQSRAGSRNAATPVVQPRGELTSLLTAGYPDTQLDDMTLDAGLRASLDRVLHEQRQRARLERFGFTPVHRILLSGPPGTGKSMTAAALAGELKLPLFTIRLDGLISRFMGETAAKLRLVFDAVAQTRAVYLFDEFDALGAERAAGNDVGEARRILNSFLLFLDEAPSESLVVAGTNHHQLLDRALFRRFDMIATYGAPTPEQAVEVMRRRLAGMDTGTVRWDAVTDSASGLSHAELVKAAEAAAKRAILAGRDVVDEQLLLEALSERHASHHA, encoded by the coding sequence ATGGCGGCAAACGCCGAGCACCTGAAAGCTCTCGTGCGAGCGCACGCCGAAGCCAACGACGACCTCTTCTATAGCGTCGCCCTGCAGGTGGCGGCAAAGTCCGCTCGCCAGGGGCAGGGGAAGTTCGCTGTAGAACTGCGTGAGCTGGTTGAGAGCGCGCAGCAGAAGCAGAGCAGAGCCGGCAGCCGGAATGCCGCAACCCCGGTCGTGCAGCCCCGCGGCGAGCTCACCAGCCTTCTGACAGCGGGCTACCCAGACACCCAACTTGACGACATGACCCTGGACGCGGGGCTACGAGCGTCTCTGGACCGCGTGCTGCACGAGCAGCGTCAGCGCGCCCGGCTGGAGCGTTTCGGCTTCACTCCAGTGCACCGCATCCTGCTGTCCGGCCCTCCAGGAACCGGAAAGAGCATGACCGCCGCAGCATTGGCCGGCGAGCTCAAGCTGCCGTTGTTCACCATCCGCCTGGACGGGCTGATCAGCCGGTTTATGGGCGAGACCGCAGCAAAACTGCGCCTGGTTTTCGACGCGGTCGCGCAGACCCGCGCTGTCTACTTGTTCGACGAATTCGATGCCCTCGGCGCCGAGCGAGCGGCAGGCAACGACGTCGGCGAGGCCCGCAGGATCCTGAACTCGTTCCTGCTGTTCCTGGACGAGGCTCCTTCCGAGAGCCTGGTCGTCGCCGGCACCAACCACCACCAGCTTCTGGACCGGGCGCTCTTCCGCCGCTTCGACATGATCGCCACGTACGGCGCCCCCACGCCCGAGCAAGCCGTGGAGGTCATGCGCCGACGGCTAGCCGGGATGGATACAGGCACAGTACGGTGGGACGCCGTGACAGACAGTGCATCCGGTCTGAGCCATGCCGAGCTGGTCAAAGCGGCGGAAGCGGCAGCCAAGCGGGCCATCCTGGCCGGCCGAGACGTAGTGGACGAGCAGCTGCTGCTGGAAGCGCTGAGCGAGCGGCACGCCTCCCACCATGCCTGA
- a CDS encoding MSMEG_1061 family FMN-dependent PPOX-type flavoprotein has product MTTSLAGSAFDSLRLDAVPDREALRRVYELPGAAASRKQMNELTEQTRRLIGCSSLVLVASVDAEGNCDVSPRGGPAGFVSVLDARTVAIPDATGNKRLDTLQNVIATGRAGLLFVIPGRTTTLRLNGRACVSTRPELLAQLTAVGKPPASALVLGIEEVYPHCPKSLLRSGAWKPEQWLPADAQPTSAEVTLAQLRMPELTIADIEQTEADSLKYRYE; this is encoded by the coding sequence ATGACGACATCACTTGCCGGCAGTGCATTCGACTCGCTCCGCCTCGACGCCGTGCCCGACCGGGAAGCGCTGCGCCGAGTCTACGAACTCCCCGGCGCCGCGGCCTCGCGCAAGCAGATGAACGAACTCACCGAGCAGACGCGGCGGTTGATTGGCTGCTCATCACTGGTCCTGGTCGCCAGCGTGGACGCCGAGGGCAACTGCGACGTTTCGCCGCGCGGCGGCCCCGCCGGATTCGTCTCCGTGCTGGACGCACGAACGGTGGCGATACCGGACGCAACCGGCAACAAGCGACTGGACACCCTGCAGAACGTCATAGCCACCGGGCGGGCCGGTCTCCTGTTCGTCATACCCGGGCGAACCACCACCCTGCGGCTGAATGGCCGGGCCTGCGTCTCCACCCGCCCGGAGCTACTGGCGCAGCTGACCGCAGTGGGCAAGCCGCCGGCCAGCGCGCTGGTGCTGGGGATCGAGGAGGTCTACCCGCACTGCCCCAAGTCGTTGCTGCGCAGCGGGGCCTGGAAGCCGGAGCAGTGGCTGCCTGCGGATGCCCAGCCGACCTCGGCCGAGGTGACGCTGGCCCAGCTCCGGATGCCGGAGCTGACGATCGCCGACATCGAGCAGACGGAGGCGGACTCGTTGAAGTACCGGTACGAGTAA
- a CDS encoding VirB4 family type IV secretion system protein, with the protein MSHRPARRARRASASPLFTPHGTDRASRKAARRQLAEATAKARAEASAHTADSPNAEHETPAALYPPSGRPGPASARKNRLKLPAHRMTTAVAAGAYPFLAEGGLGAEGIYIGRDVHAEASFVFDPFALYGKVEGFTNPNILLAGVIGQGKSALAKSFALRSVAFGYRVYVPCDPKGEWTPVAEALGGRSVALGPELPGRLNPLDAAPRPAGVTEVDWVGEIRKRRLLLLGSLARTVLGRDLMPMEHTALDIALDAVVTRAADTKTTPLLGDVAATLNNSGALDEAAGMVSGQLGDAARDLAHAMRRLVHGDLAGMFDAPSTVAFDPSAPMLTIDLSRLGGSGDDTALVLAMTCASAWMESALSDPNGGRRWIVYDEAWRLMRHAGLLQRMQAQWKLSRGLGIANLMVIHRLSDLLTAGDAGSQGRALAEGLLADCSTRIIYRQETDQLHAAASLLGLTSVEMDAIAHLNRGRGLWKVAGRSFIVQHLLHSHELALFDTDARMH; encoded by the coding sequence ATGAGCCACCGGCCCGCTCGCCGCGCCCGCCGCGCCTCCGCGTCTCCGCTGTTCACTCCCCACGGAACCGACCGGGCCAGCCGCAAGGCCGCCCGCCGCCAGCTCGCCGAGGCCACCGCCAAGGCCCGCGCCGAAGCCAGCGCCCACACGGCAGACAGCCCAAACGCCGAGCACGAGACACCCGCGGCCCTCTACCCCCCGAGCGGACGCCCCGGCCCTGCCTCCGCCCGCAAGAACCGGCTCAAGCTTCCCGCACACCGCATGACCACCGCCGTGGCCGCCGGCGCGTACCCCTTCCTCGCCGAGGGCGGCCTCGGCGCCGAGGGCATCTACATCGGCCGCGATGTGCACGCCGAGGCGTCGTTCGTCTTCGACCCCTTCGCGCTGTACGGCAAGGTCGAGGGCTTCACCAACCCCAACATCCTGCTCGCCGGCGTCATCGGCCAGGGCAAGAGCGCCCTGGCGAAGTCCTTCGCGTTGCGGTCGGTCGCCTTCGGGTACCGCGTCTACGTTCCATGCGACCCGAAGGGCGAGTGGACGCCAGTGGCGGAAGCCCTCGGCGGCCGATCCGTAGCTCTCGGTCCCGAACTGCCCGGCAGGTTGAACCCGCTGGACGCGGCCCCGCGCCCGGCGGGCGTCACGGAGGTCGACTGGGTCGGCGAGATCCGCAAACGGCGCCTTCTCCTGCTCGGCTCCCTGGCCCGTACGGTCCTGGGCCGGGACCTGATGCCCATGGAGCACACGGCCCTGGACATCGCCCTCGACGCCGTCGTCACCCGCGCCGCCGACACCAAGACCACCCCGCTCCTCGGTGACGTCGCCGCCACCCTCAACAACTCCGGCGCGCTCGACGAGGCCGCCGGGATGGTGTCGGGGCAACTCGGCGACGCGGCCCGTGACCTGGCCCACGCCATGCGCCGCCTGGTCCACGGCGACTTGGCCGGCATGTTCGACGCCCCCTCCACCGTCGCTTTCGATCCCAGCGCACCGATGCTCACCATCGACCTGTCCCGACTCGGCGGCTCGGGCGACGACACGGCGCTGGTCCTGGCGATGACGTGCGCCTCCGCCTGGATGGAGTCCGCCCTCTCCGACCCGAACGGCGGCCGACGCTGGATCGTGTACGACGAGGCGTGGCGCCTGATGAGGCACGCCGGCCTGCTGCAGCGCATGCAGGCCCAGTGGAAGCTGAGCCGCGGCCTCGGCATCGCCAACCTCATGGTCATCCATAGGCTCAGCGACCTGCTCACCGCCGGCGACGCCGGATCCCAGGGCCGCGCCCTGGCCGAGGGCCTCCTCGCCGACTGCAGCACCCGCATCATCTACCGCCAGGAGACCGACCAGCTCCACGCCGCGGCCTCCCTGCTCGGCCTGACCTCCGTCGAGATGGACGCCATTGCCCACCTCAACCGAGGGCGTGGCCTGTGGAAGGTCGCCGGACGATCTTTCATCGTGCAGCACCTCCTACACAGCCACGAGCTGGCGCTCTTCGACACCGACGCCCGCATGCATTGA
- a CDS encoding helix-turn-helix transcriptional regulator: protein MVGGSARSRAPRECTQDPEAWPHAVVDDVAAAVVQTIARRLADALRERGLSRRGAADLLGVNRQTIADVIEGRCWPDVATIARLETGLNTPLWPPLARR from the coding sequence ATGGTCGGAGGCAGCGCGCGCTCCCGCGCGCCCAGGGAATGCACCCAAGATCCGGAAGCCTGGCCCCACGCGGTCGTCGACGACGTCGCCGCAGCAGTCGTCCAGACCATCGCCCGCCGCCTCGCCGACGCTCTGCGCGAACGCGGTCTGAGCCGCCGCGGTGCCGCTGACCTGCTGGGGGTCAACCGGCAGACCATCGCCGACGTGATCGAGGGCCGCTGCTGGCCCGATGTCGCCACGATCGCCCGCCTGGAGACGGGCCTGAACACCCCGCTGTGGCCCCCGCTTGCGCGCCGGTAG
- a CDS encoding DUF6238 family protein, whose protein sequence is MTPPTRPQDAHPYLRAASAGVRHHTRALARQDATSPAPVDRLHLDVLHAHLTALHQLLDRLAESTRPPHPAAGRHLATAHTRMWQATTEIHSAFHLLPINAAAEGAEASACHPERLPEGPPVLTICQRHLTAGHIIRRKTTPTDLRTHTTACVQ, encoded by the coding sequence TTGACCCCTCCCACGCGTCCACAAGACGCGCACCCCTACCTCCGTGCCGCGAGCGCCGGAGTCCGCCACCACACCCGTGCTCTGGCACGGCAGGACGCCACCTCGCCCGCGCCGGTGGACCGCCTGCACCTTGACGTGCTGCACGCCCACCTCACCGCCCTGCACCAGCTCCTCGACCGGCTCGCCGAGTCCACACGGCCACCGCACCCCGCCGCCGGCCGCCACCTCGCAACCGCGCACACCCGCATGTGGCAGGCCACCACCGAGATCCACTCGGCCTTCCACCTGCTGCCCATCAACGCAGCGGCAGAAGGCGCCGAGGCGAGCGCGTGCCATCCGGAACGACTGCCCGAGGGGCCGCCCGTGCTGACCATCTGCCAACGCCACCTCACCGCCGGACACATCATCCGGCGCAAGACCACCCCCACCGACCTCCGTACGCACACCACGGCCTGCGTGCAATGA
- a CDS encoding DNA topoisomerase subunit B — translation MDTPRASWRNTTHDWASTVDLDHLEHIRQNPAVFAPGGLRHLVLEVIAYAADEAEYSNSGHCRITLHSDGSVTIADDGRGTDTRLDEHGQAVKKPVMATKDLRFFDHPDTLPLPDTHPRRGMSVVAALSTWLVHTNRRRNGSWTQRYEHGIPTTDLEPITDDGTTGTAVHFLPDEPLRTAHDLTADDLARLTAAWPQLSSKIDDRRTA, via the coding sequence ATGGACACACCAAGGGCTTCCTGGCGCAACACCACGCACGACTGGGCGAGCACCGTCGACCTCGACCACCTTGAACACATCCGCCAAAACCCCGCCGTATTCGCCCCCGGCGGCCTCCGGCACCTGGTTCTCGAAGTCATCGCCTATGCGGCGGACGAGGCCGAGTACAGCAACAGCGGACACTGCCGCATCACGCTCCACTCCGACGGCTCCGTAACCATCGCCGACGACGGACGGGGCACCGACACACGCCTCGACGAACACGGCCAGGCCGTGAAGAAGCCGGTCATGGCGACAAAGGACCTCCGCTTCTTCGACCACCCCGACACGCTCCCACTGCCCGACACCCACCCCCGCCGGGGCATGTCGGTCGTCGCCGCACTCAGCACGTGGCTCGTCCATACCAACCGCCGCCGCAACGGATCCTGGACCCAGCGATACGAACACGGCATCCCCACCACCGACCTGGAACCGATCACCGACGACGGCACGACCGGGACCGCCGTCCATTTCCTCCCCGACGAGCCCCTGCGTACGGCTCACGACTTGACGGCCGACGACCTGGCACGACTCACCGCGGCATGGCCACAGCTCTCCTCCAAAATCGACGACCGGCGCACGGCCTGA
- a CDS encoding IS5 family transposase, translating into MQNATVVLSDRPLPDLRFAAECDCLAHLYGNAGDRPLRARVYATDLTDEEWQIVRRVMPVPGWLCGRGGNPEGFCHREMIDAVRYFVDNGIKWRAMPPDFPPWSAVYAFQHRWHTDELLDVLHERLREQVRIVEGRDDPEPSAAIVDSQSLRGASTLTGERRGYDGAKNVSGSKRHIAVDCLGLLLVVMVTAADLQDRDAGVALLERVRSLFTRVRLVWADSGYAGALVDWALHALGMKVEVSRRGDDRAGFVVIPRRWVVERTFAWLVNCRRLVRDYERTAAAHESYVKWAMVTLMTRRLAAADHEAAAGRARRV; encoded by the coding sequence ATGCAGAACGCTACCGTCGTCCTGTCCGATCGTCCGTTGCCCGACCTGCGGTTCGCCGCGGAGTGTGACTGTCTCGCTCACTTGTACGGCAATGCCGGTGACCGGCCGCTGCGGGCCCGCGTCTACGCGACCGATCTGACGGACGAGGAATGGCAGATCGTCCGGCGGGTGATGCCTGTGCCGGGCTGGCTGTGTGGCCGCGGGGGCAACCCGGAGGGTTTCTGCCACCGCGAAATGATCGATGCGGTGCGGTACTTCGTCGACAACGGCATCAAGTGGAGGGCGATGCCGCCCGACTTCCCGCCCTGGTCGGCCGTCTACGCATTCCAGCATCGCTGGCACACGGACGAGCTCCTGGACGTGCTGCACGAGAGGCTGCGGGAGCAGGTACGCATCGTGGAAGGGCGGGACGATCCCGAGCCGAGTGCGGCGATCGTCGATTCCCAGTCCCTGCGCGGCGCCTCCACCCTGACCGGGGAGCGGCGCGGGTACGACGGGGCGAAGAATGTGTCGGGTTCCAAGCGTCACATCGCCGTGGACTGTCTGGGTCTGCTGCTGGTGGTGATGGTCACCGCCGCGGACCTGCAGGACCGCGACGCGGGTGTGGCCCTCCTGGAACGGGTGCGTTCCCTGTTCACGCGGGTGCGTCTGGTGTGGGCCGACAGCGGCTATGCGGGCGCCCTGGTGGATTGGGCCCTGCACGCCCTCGGCATGAAGGTCGAGGTGTCCCGCCGCGGCGACGACAGAGCCGGCTTCGTGGTGATCCCGAGACGTTGGGTGGTCGAGCGCACGTTCGCCTGGCTGGTGAACTGCCGTCGCCTGGTGCGTGATTACGAGCGCACCGCCGCCGCCCACGAGAGCTACGTGAAGTGGGCCATGGTCACCCTCATGACCCGCCGCCTGGCCGCCGCGGACCACGAGGCGGCCGCCGGACGGGCCCGGCGGGTGTGA